DNA from Helicoverpa zea isolate HzStark_Cry1AcR chromosome 5, ilHelZeax1.1, whole genome shotgun sequence:
ATTGATGGCACAATAGTGCACAATGTCTCAAGAGGTTCACAATGATAACATCCTGTAATGGTTGAAGTCagtgaattaaaattaaattaatgattagGAAGAAAACTACAATCAAGAAAATCTCGCGTAGAACTATATTGTCTACATTCTTTAAAACTTAgttttagtatagattaaaaacaacacaaaaaatgCAGGGTGATATCTGAAGTGCtccataatatatttattttatttcgtagaCTAAACTTTAATTCATTAcccatgaaataaataaaaatatagtgacTGGCAATACACAAAAAATCGTAGAGTTGTTCCTAGAATTATCGATAATAAACTAAGTaaatattaaacacaaaaataaactttttttaacgtaatcacaaaataaaacgcgttatatttgtttttcaatgaatttaataaagtttttatattaCCTGAAATTATAAAGTGCAATAAAAGACAATATCAATAACATGTCCATGCCTCTCTTTCTTCTGtccagttaaaaaaaaaacacctacaAAATCGACAATGGCAGACGCAAAGCAAGGTAAGATTttgcatttttcataattttcgatGCTTCGTAACATTTAATTCAAATGTTAAATAGAAATTCTATGTGAATTCTTCAGTATGCTTACATGTCCAAGTGTTTTACACTGTTAAATGGGTGCGTTTTACTGTGTCCATGCTGCATCATCAACGACATTCTTTTTAGTATCTTACACTTATTTATCTAGTACGTAGGgataaatattgttaatatcCGTTAATAGTTacgtatttttgcaaaaaatctaCAGTTTAAGCTTGCGTTAACTGGTAATTATAATGATTTTTGTTCCATTCACCAGACGATCCTTTTGTATGCAGTACTCGTTACTTTTTTTGCAAACATGCAACTGGACTTATGACTTTTTATACAACACTCGActgaaaattgtaattttacacCTAGATTTGAGGTTTAGCTTTATatttggtcagtgggtcatTCTTGTTCGTGCAAATTGTGTCACAAAAGGCAATATGgataatagattttttgttttaaggcTTATGTGGTATATTATGATTTTAAATTCTATCTCAACGTTTATCCATTAGATATTTAGTCAATTCTGTTCTATTGCAGAAACGATAAAAGTGTAACTTTGTTTTCTCATAGGTAAATCTCCGATTGAAGATTTTTATAATGGGTCCTCCCAATCAAGAGTGGTTCTAGCGAAGCCTCGACTCGGTGGCTTTGGTTCCTCCAGTTTTGCATCAAGCTCCAATAAAGGATGTAATCCATTTGGTAGGTGCCTTACCATAATTCCATGAAATTTTGATTGACATAGAGTCATCATGATGTTTCGTTAATGATTTTAGAATTAAGATAAGAAATAGCAACAAAAGTTTTTCtagtttcttattttaattagatGAGATAACCAATTATAAGTCAAGTATTCTACtaataacacattttttattcagGTTCGATTCTGCGTCCCTCTCAGCTCAAACCTGGTAATAATCCATTTTTAAAAGTTTCTGAGCCAACTGAAGATTCGGAAGcaggaaaagaaaaagaaaaagaagaaactcAAAACGAGGACAGACTCAAGGAAACCAAACCTGAAACGGAAGTACCTAAGTTTGTACCGTTAGGATCTGCAAATGTTACTCCACGGACCAATAACACAGTACCTCCAGCGGCACAACCTGCTCCGAGCTCATCAGGATTTGTGTTTGGTCAAAATTTAAGTGAGAGAGTTGTAATAAAGGAGAGCGTTAACAATGGAGAAGCATCATCTACGGAGCACAGCTCGTCCAATGGAACTACAGAGTTACTATTCACTAGCGCTGCTGCCTCTGTCAAGGAAAATCAGGTCAGTTACACTTATCAAGtcatttaaaatgttaactAATTAGTCTGGCCAATAATGCAGATTAATGGGCAAAGCATTTGTATTCCTCTTCCTAACACTTAAATATGGTCATAACATAGGTATTTTGTCCTTTGTACATTTAGTTTGTTTGTGTATCTAATGTAAACAATGCAGAACTGACCTCTGATGTTGTTTAAAAGTTAGAGCCTGATAACATTTGTTCAATAGTGGGATTCACGAAGATAACTTGAGTTTTATGCGCACAATTATCATTGTTATGCTGTTATGGAAATTCTCCAGTGACAGTAACTTGTATTACTCGTATCAGACTGTGCAAAGTATGCAATTCATTAACATATCTTTGTATTTTCCTGCttaacaacaaaatgtttttcatgAAAACTCTTCTACACACTTACAGTACAAAGGTAGTCAAAGCAAATGAAATACACACTAACTTGTCTCAAGCGAATGTATCATATTATCCTTAGCCTTATTACAAAGCCTGAGTTAGTTGGTTTGGTATTGTTTATCATCATCAACCCTTTTaacatcccactgctgggcataggcctccttTCACAGAGTGTTAATCGCCACACTTGCTCAATATGTGTTTGTATTACTGTTTGTCAGGAGGACAGCAATCAAGGCGAGGCGTCGAGTGGCGAAGGTCTTGCGGCCGCGGCGGCGGAGTACGAGCGATCGCATGCTCGACCGCCTCCGCCCACCGCACACTACACTATCACCGGCGAGGAGGGCGAGATTAATGTTTTGCAGGTACATGTAACAtgtataaattatgaaaaacatactttttgaaGTTGGTTGTAAGTGTTGTTTAGTAgtttagtattttggaagatttGAATTGATTCTGGGGATGCAGGTGTTTTTCTACTGCAAAAGAAGTGTATTTAATGTAGGCTATTGTGATCAAGGTCACTTCAGCTTCTTAGCCCTTCATTTTATGTACTTCGTTATCTATATTCTGAGTGGTATACATATGTCCCAAACCCAGTGCTAACTCTCTCTAAGGAACAACTTCATCATGAAAcctaaacaaaacactaacttTCTCTTAAtacttaacatatttttatgttctcCACAGATATCATGTCGCTTATTCGCCTGGGAGGCAGGCAGTTGGCGCGAGCGCGGTCGCGGCGTCCTCCGGCTGAACGACGCTCCCGCCAACAGTGGCGGAGCCGCGCGACTGGTGGCGCGAGTGTCGGGCAGTCTGCGCGTCGTGCTCAACACCAAGCTGTGGCCCGACATGGTGGTGGAGCGAGCCGGCACCAAGTCGCTCAGGATCACCGCCGTTGATTCCCAGCAGCAGATCAAATTGTTCCTTATTATGGTGAGTTGGGAAGTTTGGATTTTCTACGTTGACCATGGATGTCAATGACTAACTTAAGGATTGCATTGTTGAACAGAACTGGACAAAAATGTCTAGAATCGCCAATTGATTGAGTTTAACTCTGACTTGATGGTGCTGCTGACAAATCATGTTTGTGAATTTATTGCACAGTTGTACTGAATGCTAACAAGTGACTCTGGTTTCTAGTCAATCACAGAGCTGTTTAACTTCATCTTATTATATTGCCAGCCATAAAAGTCTATATTCAAGGTTGTATTTCCTTTGCACAAACAGAAACAATTTCTTTTGAATACTTGCTGCATAATGGACTAAAAAGGTAAGTTGTGTATTTTaccatagaaataaaatattgctttaacATGCTGTCTTTGAATTAACAGGGAGCGCCAGGTGATATCATACAGCTACACAGAGCCCTCACGGCTAGAATTTCCGTGAGCAAAAGATCAGCTTCATCAAACACAGGCACACAGAATGCCACTTCTCAAAAAGCGGCTGAACGGTTGGAGGCAGCTGCCGACGAAGATGATTATCTTGAGAAACCTGAGGATGAACAAGATGACGGCGCCGATGAAATCGCACTTGATGACGATGTTCCAGATAGTGAATCGCCTAAAAACGAAAGGCTAGAAGCTGACCTTGATCACAAGACTGAAGAACACGAGTCCAACGTAGACGGCATGACACAGGACAAGGATAGCAAGTCACTCAAGCGGAAAGAACCGGCGGACGACGAGACGTCTCCTAAGAGACAGTGCCCCGAAATATTAATAGAGTGATAACTTTTCAAATTAAGTTCATAATGATGTATAAACTTTGTGATGTAAATGTGGACATGGTTCATTTGTTCGACATCTGCTAAAAGCTCTGGGTTCAAATAGAAATCTTTATGTAAATGTAACTAATAGATAATGTGTAGAAATATTtatgattaaattaatatagcATTTTACAACATTGTTGATTATTACTAATGGAGGTTCCATTTCTAATAATTATCGCGACACACGCATTTGAGTAATAATTTGAGTACAAAGTAAAGTGGCCGCAGTATTATGTGCTATGTAACGGCTCAAAAT
Protein-coding regions in this window:
- the LOC124630279 gene encoding ran-binding protein 3, with translation MADAKQGKSPIEDFYNGSSQSRVVLAKPRLGGFGSSSFASSSNKGCNPFGSILRPSQLKPGNNPFLKVSEPTEDSEAGKEKEKEETQNEDRLKETKPETEVPKFVPLGSANVTPRTNNTVPPAAQPAPSSSGFVFGQNLSERVVIKESVNNGEASSTEHSSSNGTTELLFTSAAASVKENQEDSNQGEASSGEGLAAAAAEYERSHARPPPPTAHYTITGEEGEINVLQISCRLFAWEAGSWRERGRGVLRLNDAPANSGGAARLVARVSGSLRVVLNTKLWPDMVVERAGTKSLRITAVDSQQQIKLFLIMGAPGDIIQLHRALTARISVSKRSASSNTGTQNATSQKAAERLEAAADEDDYLEKPEDEQDDGADEIALDDDVPDSESPKNERLEADLDHKTEEHESNVDGMTQDKDSKSLKRKEPADDETSPKRQCPEILIE